In Stomoxys calcitrans chromosome 2, idStoCalc2.1, whole genome shotgun sequence, the following proteins share a genomic window:
- the LOC131994666 gene encoding uncharacterized protein LOC131994666 produces MDEFRDTFINSDIDAICISETWFHPEIDSSIFHVTGYKLFRADRHTHGGGVAIYIKHGISCSLKCMSNRSSRIEYLFLELLSDDKKRLLLGCVYRPNSSIDFEELIETIDIISIEYDNIIVAGDFNSNLLVERCLADSMQTLGLLPVNDSAPTHFTRSNASLLDVFFVSHLSKISLYNQLDAPAFSKHDLLFVTYHFEINPTVCTSTYRDFKNIDWPLLHQSLDEVPWEEIFYMEGVDEQVSFLNHNLCSIYDTFVPVKVIYTNRKQQPWFTPEIKHLISVRNLAYKRWKRYRLPTLYDTFKSARRDVLKKTNESKKQYYKRKFENAIDSKRKWKEIRNIGIGSKSNTNTDCLSISDLDEINENFLKINTVDPGTNTYSNISTAQIEDTFSFRCVSPEEVLQSFATIKSDAMGFDGIHPRFAKLVLPKILPFVTHIYNNILTKSTFPTDWKLAKIIPIPKQNSEFRPIAILPFFSKALERIINTQIDAFLSFRGLLNDRQSGFRTKRNCSTVLIDVVEELRQNMDNNMVSFLVLLDHSKAFDTVNHDILISKLDRLFFFSKPACKLISSYITGRRQSVNVGDTTSAALDVPRGVPQGSILGPLLFSVYINDLPDIPMHCNVQMYADDVQLFSSAKPNCVQSCINNINCDLNEIQNWASKNSLCLNPSKTKLMKILKRSTTQIPPVRATLNNSVIETVDTSCNLGVIFNSKLTWTNHINKAVGKVQGMLRSLWSVRTSTPFQGERGVYNLGDFVVLP; encoded by the coding sequence ATGGATGAGTTTCGCGATACATTTATTAACTCCGACATCGACGCCATTTGTATATCTGAAACGTGGTTTCATCCTGAAATCGATAGCAGCATTTTTCATGTTACGGGATACAAACTGTTTAGAGCGGATCGTCATACTCATGGCGGCGGGGTAGCTATATATATCAAacatggtataagctgctctcTCAAATGTATGTCAAACCGCTCTTCCCGCATTGAATACTTATTTCTGGAACTTTTATCTGATGACAAGAAAAGATTACTGCTGGGTTGCGTCTACAGACCAAATTCATcaatagattttgaagaattAATAGAAACTATTGATATAATTTCCATCGAGTACGACAATATAATCGTAGCTGGTGATTTTAATAGCAACTTGCTTGTTGAGCGCTGTCTTGCCGACTCAATGCAAACCCTAGGGCTACTTCCTGTGAATGATTCCGCACCAACTCACTTCACAAGAAGTAACGCGAGTCTGCTAGATGTGTTCTTTGTCAGCCATTTGTCCAAAATATCTCTCTACAATCAGCTAGATGCCCCCGCATTCTCCAAGCATGATTTGCTTTTCGTCACATACCACTTCGAAATTAATCCCACTGTTTGTACATCGACATATCGCGACTTCAAAAACATTGACTGGCCACTTCTGCATCAAAGTTTAGATGAAGTACCTTGGGAAGAGATTTTCTATATGGAAGGTGTTGACGAACAAGTTTCCTTCCTAAATCATAACCTTTGCTCAATTTACGACACATTCGTTCCTGTCAAAGTCATTTATACTAACAGAAAACAACAGCCATGGTTTACTCCTGAAATCAAACACTTGATCAgcgttcgaaatttggcatataaaagATGGAAACGTTATAGACTGCCTACACTGTATGACACGTTTAAATCCGCTAGAAGAGATGTGCTCAAAAAGACTAACGAGTCCAAAAAGCAGTACTATAAAAGGAAATTCGAAAATGCAATTGATAGTAagcgaaaatggaaagaaataagGAACATCGGAATTGGATCGAAATCCAATACCAACACTGATTGTCTTTCTATCTCTGACCTAGATGAgataaatgaaaactttttgaaaataaatactgtGGACCCTGGCACAAACACTTATTCTAATATTTCTACAGCACAGATTGAAGACACATTCTCGTTTAGATGTGTTAGTCCCGAAGAAGTCTTACAAAGTTTTGCAACCATAAAGTCTGACGCAATGGGATTTGATGGCATACATCCTAGATTTGCCAAATTGGTACTGCCGAAAATACTTCCATTTGTTACACACATTTATAACAACATTCTTACAAAGTCAACGTTCCCAACAGActggaaattggcaaaaattataCCGATACCCAAACAGAATTCAGAGTTCCGTCCGATTGCTATCCTGCCGTTTTTCTCTAAGGCTTTGGAACGTATTATAAATACTCAAATAGATGCCTTCCTGAGTTTCAGAGGTCTTTTGAATGATAGACAATCTGGTTTTCGAACAAAAAGAAACTGCTCTACTGTATTAATTGACGTTGTGGAAGAATTGAGACAAAATATGGATAATAATATGGTATCATTTCTGGTTTTACTGGACCACAGTAAAGCCTTTGACACAGTGAACCATGATATTCTTATCTCGAAGCTTGACAgacttttctttttctccaaACCGGCCTGTAAACTGATTTCATCATACATTACCGGACGCCGTCAATCCGTCAATGTCGGTGATACAACATCTGCGGCACTTGATGTACCTAGAGGTGTTCCGCAGGGCTCTATCCTTGGTCCCTTACTTTTTTCTGTATACATAAATGATCTACCTGATATTCCAATGCATTGTAATGTGcaaatgtacgctgacgatgttcaGCTTTTCTCCAGCGCTAAACCAAATTGCGTACAATCATgtataaataatattaattgCGATCTGAATGAAATCCAGAACTGGGCGAGTAAAAATAGTCTCTGTCTAAATCCGTCAAAAACTAAACTGatgaaaattctaaaacgatcaACCACCCAGATTCCTCCTGTAAGAGCTACTTTGAACAACTCGGTAATAGAAACTGTTGATACATCCTGCAACCTTGGTGTAATATTCAATTCCAAACTGACTTGGACTAATCATATAAACAAAGCTGTTGGTAAAGTTCAAGGAATGCTGCGAAGTTTGTGGTCTGTGCGGACTTCTACACCTTTTCAA